A DNA window from Candidatus Hydrogenedentota bacterium contains the following coding sequences:
- a CDS encoding M48 family metalloprotease codes for MKTLQRAGLSVGLLAMLLVSLPGCVTPEGGEQFNMLSTQEEVALGDKISQEVEKKEKILNDPAIQAYVREIGARIAKQSPRTDVPYKFTVIDNPKTVNAFALPGGHMYIYTGLMKLCANEAELASVMGHEIAHVAAHHHGESMTRQYGYSLIASLILGDSPSANAELMAQIVGSLGESKFSRTQENEADRMGMDFLFRAGYKPEAMVTFMEKMNASEGGGSGGGLLKYLSSHPPTPERIAALQAQEQQYPADLRASSAAYPERYWDNVLKRLN; via the coding sequence ATGAAAACGCTGCAACGCGCCGGTCTTTCCGTGGGACTTTTGGCAATGCTGTTGGTGTCGCTGCCTGGGTGCGTCACGCCTGAAGGCGGGGAGCAGTTCAACATGCTCTCGACCCAAGAGGAAGTCGCTCTCGGCGACAAAATCTCCCAGGAAGTCGAGAAGAAAGAGAAGATCCTGAACGACCCGGCCATTCAAGCCTATGTGCGTGAAATCGGCGCGCGGATCGCCAAGCAATCGCCACGCACCGATGTGCCGTACAAGTTCACCGTCATCGACAACCCGAAAACCGTCAATGCATTCGCGCTTCCCGGCGGACACATGTACATCTACACGGGCCTGATGAAACTCTGCGCCAACGAAGCGGAACTCGCGTCGGTCATGGGACACGAGATCGCGCACGTCGCCGCGCACCACCACGGCGAAAGCATGACGCGGCAATACGGTTACAGCCTTATCGCAAGCCTCATTCTCGGCGATAGCCCTTCGGCGAATGCCGAGTTGATGGCACAAATTGTCGGTAGTCTTGGAGAATCGAAGTTCAGCAGGACCCAGGAAAACGAAGCCGACCGCATGGGTATGGACTTCCTGTTCCGCGCGGGCTACAAGCCTGAAGCGATGGTAACGTTCATGGAGAAGATGAACGCCTCGGAAGGAGGCGGATCGGGCGGCGGGCTGCTCAAATACCTCTCATCACACCCGCCCACGCCCGAGCGCATCGCAGCACTGCAAGCGCAAGAGCAGCAATACCCCGCCGATCTCCGCGCATCGAGCGCCGCGTATCCCGAGCGCTATTGGGACAACGTTCTGAAGCGCCTGAACTAG
- the hisD gene encoding histidinol dehydrogenase encodes MRVTEITDGAGLNRALQAIANQDEGGEAAQEEAQKLAAVKAVLDDIHSRGDAAVAEYTEKFDRVKLTPDQFLVSEAELDAALGRVPGATLDALKRAHDNVSAFHEKNLRQSWEETLDDGSVLGQRITPIESVGLYVPGGTAFYPSSVLMNIVPARVAGVRDIVMVSPPSFEGSIHPLVLAAARIAGATRVYRIGGAQAIAALAYGTEHVTPVLKIAGPGNIYVTLAKRLVSSICDIDKEAGPSEVVVIADNDADADQVAMELLAQAEHDEDACATLVCLSKVMVEKTEAAIEKHLKTLTRADIIRKSLSANGRAFVVRTLADAAAITNTIAPEHLSIQTRDPRAVFDTIANAGCAILGGATSVAVGDYYAGPNHILPTGRRARFSSPLTAEDFRKVTSVISFTPARMTAIADDIIQLALAEKLDAHARAVEIRK; translated from the coding sequence ATGCGAGTCACTGAAATCACTGACGGCGCAGGATTGAACAGAGCCCTCCAAGCCATCGCGAACCAGGACGAAGGTGGAGAAGCGGCGCAGGAAGAAGCCCAAAAGCTTGCCGCCGTGAAGGCGGTGCTCGACGACATCCATTCCCGGGGCGATGCCGCCGTCGCGGAGTACACGGAGAAGTTCGATCGGGTCAAGCTGACGCCTGACCAGTTCCTTGTTTCCGAAGCGGAACTCGATGCGGCATTAGGCCGTGTGCCGGGCGCGACGCTCGACGCATTGAAGCGCGCACACGACAACGTGTCTGCATTCCACGAGAAGAATCTGCGTCAGTCGTGGGAAGAAACGCTTGACGATGGCAGCGTGCTTGGCCAGCGGATTACTCCCATCGAAAGCGTGGGATTGTATGTACCTGGAGGCACGGCGTTTTACCCGTCTTCCGTGTTGATGAACATCGTTCCCGCGCGAGTCGCGGGCGTTCGCGACATCGTGATGGTGTCACCGCCCTCCTTCGAAGGCAGTATTCATCCGTTGGTGCTGGCTGCCGCGCGGATTGCCGGCGCAACGCGCGTCTACCGTATCGGCGGCGCACAAGCCATCGCGGCATTGGCGTATGGCACCGAACACGTAACGCCGGTGCTCAAGATCGCCGGGCCCGGCAACATCTACGTGACGCTCGCGAAGCGCTTGGTCTCGTCGATCTGCGATATCGACAAAGAGGCCGGTCCTTCAGAAGTCGTCGTGATCGCCGATAACGACGCGGACGCAGATCAAGTTGCCATGGAATTACTCGCGCAAGCCGAACACGATGAAGACGCCTGCGCCACCTTGGTGTGCTTGTCGAAAGTCATGGTCGAAAAGACCGAGGCCGCCATCGAGAAACACCTCAAGACGCTGACCCGCGCCGACATCATTCGCAAATCGCTCTCCGCGAATGGCAGGGCCTTTGTGGTGCGCACGCTCGCAGATGCTGCGGCCATCACAAATACGATCGCGCCGGAACATCTGTCGATTCAGACGCGCGATCCGCGCGCCGTGTTCGATACGATTGCGAACGCAGGCTGCGCCATTCTCGGTGGAGCAACCTCGGTGGCCGTGGGCGATTACTACGCCGGCCCGAACCACATCTTGCCGACAGGACGCCGCGCGCGCTTCTCGTCGCCGTTGACGGCAGAAGACTTCCGCAAAGTGACGAGCGTCATCTCGTTTACGCCGGCCCGCATGACGGCGATTGCCGACGACATCATCCAATTGGCGCTTGCCGAAAAACTGGACGCGCACGCCCGCGCGGTGGAGATTCGAAAGTGA
- a CDS encoding Gfo/Idh/MocA family oxidoreductase, producing MKKNESKTPARGGAISRRSFLRSSAIVAGAAIGAPAIVRGQNLNDLLDIALIAVGGRGGGNLQSVREENIVAICDVNGKNLARAAEQFPKALKFTDFRKLYDEAASKFDAVVVSTCEHTHAFATLPALQLGKHVYCEKPLAHNIWETRIIREAAAKAKVATQMGTQIHAENNYRRVVELIKSGSIGPVREVHVWVSRTWGWLPTEEDQKKYQDIVFTKERPTKADPIPEGLDWDLWLGPAPVRPFSEVYFPGPKWYRWWEWGSGTMSDLGSHWNDLPFWALDLDYPLTIEASGPPVHPDLAPASMQATYEYGPRGDMPPVKLTWYQGQNKPQIWTDKGIPQWPDGALFIGDKGMVLSDYGKHVLLPEEQFKDFTPPAQSIPESLGHHKEWIHACKTGAPTTCNFEYSGRLTEANHLGNVAYRVGKKIEWDHVNLKATNAPEADKFIKREYREPFVFKA from the coding sequence ATGAAGAAGAACGAATCGAAGACCCCGGCACGGGGCGGCGCGATATCGCGGCGGTCGTTTCTGCGGTCGTCGGCGATTGTGGCGGGAGCGGCGATAGGCGCGCCGGCGATCGTGCGCGGCCAGAACTTAAATGACCTGCTTGACATCGCTTTGATTGCGGTCGGCGGACGCGGCGGCGGTAATTTGCAGTCGGTGCGGGAAGAGAACATTGTCGCGATTTGCGATGTCAACGGAAAGAACCTCGCGCGGGCGGCGGAGCAGTTCCCGAAGGCCCTTAAGTTCACGGACTTCAGGAAGCTGTATGACGAAGCGGCGAGCAAGTTTGACGCGGTGGTAGTAAGCACATGCGAGCACACGCACGCGTTTGCCACGTTGCCCGCGCTGCAGCTCGGCAAGCATGTCTATTGCGAGAAGCCGCTTGCGCACAATATCTGGGAGACGCGGATCATCCGCGAGGCGGCGGCGAAGGCAAAGGTCGCCACGCAGATGGGTACGCAGATTCACGCGGAGAACAACTACCGGCGCGTGGTCGAATTGATCAAGTCGGGTTCCATCGGCCCAGTGCGCGAAGTCCACGTGTGGGTGTCGCGGACATGGGGCTGGCTGCCTACGGAAGAAGACCAGAAGAAGTATCAGGACATCGTGTTTACGAAGGAACGTCCCACGAAGGCCGATCCGATTCCGGAAGGTCTCGATTGGGATCTGTGGTTGGGACCGGCGCCGGTGCGTCCGTTCAGCGAGGTGTACTTCCCGGGTCCGAAGTGGTATCGCTGGTGGGAGTGGGGCAGCGGCACAATGTCGGACTTGGGCAGCCATTGGAACGACCTGCCGTTCTGGGCGCTTGACCTGGATTATCCGTTGACCATCGAAGCGAGCGGCCCGCCGGTACATCCGGATCTGGCCCCGGCCTCGATGCAGGCGACCTACGAGTATGGTCCCCGCGGCGATATGCCGCCCGTGAAGTTGACGTGGTATCAGGGCCAGAATAAGCCGCAGATTTGGACCGACAAGGGCATTCCCCAGTGGCCGGATGGCGCGCTGTTCATCGGCGACAAAGGCATGGTGCTCTCGGATTATGGCAAGCATGTGTTGTTGCCGGAAGAGCAGTTCAAGGACTTCACGCCGCCCGCGCAGTCGATTCCGGAATCGCTGGGCCATCACAAGGAATGGATCCACGCGTGCAAGACGGGCGCGCCGACGACGTGCAACTTCGAGTATTCGGGCCGCCTCACGGAAGCGAATCACCTTGGCAACGTCGCGTACCGTGTCGGCAAGAAGATTGAGTGGGATCACGTCAATCTGAAGGCGACGAACGCGCCCGAAGCCGACAAGTTCATCAAGCGCGAGTATCGCGAGCCGTTCGTGTTCAAGGCGTAA
- the hisC gene encoding histidinol-phosphate transaminase → MKYGREILKDVQGYVPGEQPGVANVIKLNTNENPYPPSPNVLDAIRNYTTEAARKYPDPVSSRLRRACADRYGYSGPEWVIAGNGMDELLALALRTFVDPGDTVLSPYPTYTLYETLALLHGAKIKLVDLDKDFQLTNEFFTTPARLCFLPRPNAPSGVCAPRADVERFCKHFQGIVVIDEAYVDFADDNCMDFPKQFDNVIVMRTFSKAYSLAGLRLGVAVAQPEIINELMKGKDSYNVNGVTQAAGTEAICDAPYFESTLGRVKATRARLIDSLCKMGFDVTPSQSNFVLAQWAGTPSAREIFEKLKEDNIFVRYFNARRLENALRITVGTESETSALLGALEEILASANGRSRHGVETE, encoded by the coding sequence GTGAAATACGGCCGCGAAATTCTCAAAGACGTGCAAGGCTACGTGCCCGGCGAACAGCCGGGCGTCGCCAATGTCATCAAGCTGAATACCAACGAGAATCCCTATCCGCCTTCCCCGAACGTGCTGGATGCTATTCGCAACTACACGACGGAAGCGGCTCGAAAATACCCCGATCCCGTTTCGTCGCGTCTGCGCCGCGCGTGCGCCGATCGCTACGGATATTCGGGCCCCGAGTGGGTGATCGCGGGGAATGGCATGGATGAGCTGCTGGCGCTCGCTTTGCGCACCTTCGTCGATCCCGGCGATACCGTGTTGTCACCGTACCCCACGTACACGCTCTACGAGACGCTCGCGCTGCTACACGGCGCGAAGATCAAGCTGGTGGATCTCGACAAGGACTTCCAACTCACGAACGAGTTCTTCACCACGCCCGCGCGGCTTTGCTTCCTGCCGAGGCCCAATGCGCCGAGCGGCGTGTGCGCGCCTCGCGCGGATGTCGAGAGGTTCTGCAAACACTTCCAGGGCATCGTCGTAATCGACGAAGCCTACGTCGATTTCGCAGACGACAATTGCATGGATTTCCCCAAGCAGTTCGACAACGTCATCGTGATGCGGACGTTCTCAAAGGCGTACAGCTTAGCGGGACTCCGGCTTGGCGTAGCCGTGGCTCAGCCCGAAATCATCAACGAATTGATGAAAGGCAAAGACTCCTACAACGTCAATGGCGTCACCCAGGCAGCGGGCACGGAAGCGATTTGCGATGCACCCTATTTTGAAAGTACGCTGGGACGCGTGAAGGCTACGCGGGCGCGTCTCATCGATTCGCTCTGCAAGATGGGATTCGACGTAACGCCGTCGCAGTCCAATTTTGTGTTGGCGCAGTGGGCTGGCACGCCGTCGGCCCGCGAGATCTTCGAGAAACTGAAGGAAGACAACATCTTCGTGCGGTATTTCAACGCTCGCAGACTCGAGAACGCCTTACGTATCACCGTCGGAACCGAATCGGAAACCAGCGCGCTGCTCGGCGCTTTGGAGGAGATTCTGGCTTCTGCCAACGGTCGCAGCCGTCATGGCGTTGAAACCGAGTAA